The following are encoded together in the Dickeya lacustris genome:
- a CDS encoding dienelactone hydrolase family protein, translated as MNSDEQLTSHPLSPGFAKAAEPTAAGAIITDATGLTCGETTLTTQGEALPIYFAKPQRTDGRLPIVLVVQEIFGVHEYIRDVCRRLAQQGYLAIAPELYFRQGNPQQYHDIPTLMAELVSKVPDHQVLGDLDHSVHWAVQQGGDAARLAITGFCWGGRISWLYAAHNPQLKAAVAWYGKLVADKTLTSPRHPVDIAPALIAPVLGLYGGQDGSIGPEQVDAMRQALQASRVDTDIIVYADAGHAFHSDYRASYHDASAKDGWQRMLAWFARYGVVPFHR; from the coding sequence ATGAATTCCGATGAGCAACTGACATCCCACCCCCTATCCCCCGGCTTTGCGAAAGCGGCCGAGCCTACGGCGGCAGGCGCTATCATTACCGACGCCACCGGGCTGACCTGCGGTGAAACCACCCTGACAACGCAGGGAGAAGCGCTGCCGATTTACTTTGCTAAACCGCAACGCACCGATGGCCGGCTCCCGATCGTTTTGGTGGTACAAGAGATCTTCGGCGTGCATGAATATATCCGTGATGTATGCCGACGGCTGGCGCAGCAAGGCTATCTGGCGATTGCGCCGGAACTCTATTTTCGCCAAGGCAACCCGCAGCAATACCATGATATTCCAACGCTAATGGCCGAACTGGTGAGCAAGGTGCCAGACCATCAGGTTCTGGGCGATCTTGACCATAGCGTACACTGGGCGGTGCAGCAGGGTGGCGATGCCGCACGTCTGGCGATCACCGGGTTTTGTTGGGGTGGGCGCATCAGTTGGTTGTATGCCGCGCATAACCCACAGCTGAAAGCGGCGGTCGCCTGGTATGGCAAACTGGTCGCGGACAAAACGCTCACCTCGCCACGCCATCCGGTTGATATCGCCCCCGCATTAATAGCGCCAGTGCTGGGCCTGTATGGTGGGCAGGACGGCAGCATTGGGCCAGAACAGGTCGATGCCATGCGCCAGGCGTTGCAGGCAAGCCGTGTCGATACGGACATCATCGTCTATGCCGATGCCGGGCACGCTTTCCACTCCGATTACCGCGCCAGCTACCACGACGCCTCAGCCAAAGATGGCTGGCAACGCATGCTGGCCTGGTTTGCCCGCTACGGCGTGGTGCCATTCCACCGATAA
- the ppc gene encoding phosphoenolpyruvate carboxylase → MNEQYSAMRSNVSMLGKLLGDTIKDALGANILERVETIRKLSKASRAGSETHRQELLTTLQNLSNEELLPVARAFSQFLNLTNTAEQYHSISPHGEAASNPEALATVFRNLKSRDTLSEKDIRDAVESLSIELVLTAHPTEITRRTLIHKLVEVNTCLKQLDHDDLADYERHQIMRRLRQLIAQYWHTDEIRKIRPTPVDEAKWGFAVVENSLWEGVPAFLRELDEQMDKELGYRLPVNSVPVRFTSWMGGDRDGNPNVTSDITRHVLLLSRWKAADLFLRDVQVLVSELSMTTCTPELQQLAGGDAVQEPYRELMKALRTRLNITLEYLDARLKGEHVVAPKELLVNNDQLWEPLYACYQSLHACGMGIIADGQLLDTLRRVRCFGVPLVRIDVRQESTRHTEAVAEITRYLGLGDYESWSESDKQAFLIRELNSKRPLLPRQWEPSADTLEVLETCRVIAETPRDSIAAYVISMARTPSDVLAVHLLLKEAGCPYALPVAPLFETLDDLNNADSVMTQLLNIDWYRGFIQGKQMVMIGYSDSAKDAGVMAASWAQYRAQDALIKTCEKYGIALTLFHGRGGSIGRGGAPAHAALLSQPPGSLKAGLRVTEQGEMIRFKFGLPEVTISSLSLYTSAILEANLLPPPEPKQEWCQIMDELSLISCDMYRGYVRENPDFVPYFRAATPELELGKLPLGSRPAKRRPNGGVESLRAIPWIFAWTQNRLMLPAWLGAGAALQKVIDDGQQNQLEAMCRDWPFFSTRIGMLEMVFAKADLWLAEYYDQRLVEKSLWSLGKQLREQLAKDIKAVLTISNDDHLMADLPWIAESIALRNVYTDPLNVLQAELLHRSRQQDTLDPQVEQALMVTIAGVAAGMRNTG, encoded by the coding sequence ATGAACGAACAATATTCCGCCATGCGGAGCAATGTCAGCATGTTGGGCAAGCTACTCGGTGACACCATCAAGGATGCGCTGGGAGCGAATATTCTTGAACGTGTTGAAACGATACGCAAATTATCGAAAGCATCACGCGCAGGCAGTGAAACACATCGTCAGGAGCTGTTGACCACCTTACAGAATCTGTCCAATGAGGAGCTGTTGCCGGTCGCCCGCGCGTTTAGCCAGTTTCTTAACCTGACCAATACCGCCGAGCAGTACCACAGCATTTCACCGCATGGTGAGGCCGCCAGTAACCCGGAAGCGCTGGCAACCGTATTTCGCAACCTGAAAAGCCGCGACACATTAAGCGAGAAAGATATTCGTGATGCGGTCGAATCGCTGTCTATTGAGCTGGTGCTGACCGCGCACCCAACCGAAATCACCCGCCGCACGCTGATTCATAAACTGGTCGAGGTGAATACCTGCCTCAAGCAGCTCGACCACGATGACCTGGCCGACTACGAACGCCATCAGATAATGCGCCGTCTGCGCCAGTTGATTGCCCAGTATTGGCATACCGATGAAATCCGTAAAATCCGCCCGACGCCGGTGGATGAAGCCAAGTGGGGCTTTGCGGTGGTGGAAAATAGCCTCTGGGAAGGGGTGCCAGCGTTCCTGCGCGAACTTGACGAGCAGATGGACAAGGAGCTTGGCTACCGCCTGCCGGTGAATTCCGTCCCGGTGCGCTTTACGTCGTGGATGGGCGGCGACCGTGATGGCAACCCGAATGTCACCTCGGACATCACCCGCCACGTGCTGCTGTTGAGCCGCTGGAAAGCCGCCGACCTGTTCTTGCGCGATGTGCAGGTGCTGGTGTCTGAACTGTCCATGACCACCTGTACGCCAGAGCTGCAACAGTTAGCGGGCGGCGATGCGGTGCAGGAGCCGTACCGCGAGCTGATGAAGGCACTGCGCACACGCCTGAATATTACGCTCGAATACCTTGATGCGCGTCTGAAAGGCGAGCATGTCGTCGCGCCGAAAGAGTTGCTGGTCAATAATGATCAACTCTGGGAGCCGCTGTATGCCTGTTACCAGTCACTGCATGCCTGCGGCATGGGCATCATCGCCGATGGCCAGTTGCTCGATACGCTGCGCCGCGTGCGCTGCTTTGGCGTGCCGCTGGTGCGCATTGATGTGCGTCAGGAAAGCACCCGTCACACCGAGGCTGTGGCGGAAATCACCCGCTATCTGGGGCTGGGCGATTACGAGAGTTGGTCTGAGTCCGACAAGCAGGCGTTTTTGATTCGCGAGCTCAACTCCAAACGTCCGTTGCTGCCGCGCCAGTGGGAACCGAGCGCCGATACGCTCGAAGTGCTGGAAACCTGCCGGGTGATTGCCGAAACCCCGCGCGACTCCATCGCCGCCTACGTCATTTCGATGGCGCGTACCCCGTCGGATGTGCTGGCGGTACATCTGCTGCTCAAAGAAGCCGGTTGCCCTTACGCGCTGCCGGTGGCTCCGCTGTTTGAAACCCTTGATGACCTCAACAATGCCGACAGCGTGATGACCCAGTTGCTGAATATTGACTGGTATCGCGGCTTTATTCAGGGCAAACAGATGGTGATGATTGGCTATTCCGACTCCGCCAAAGACGCCGGGGTGATGGCCGCGTCCTGGGCGCAGTACCGGGCGCAGGATGCGCTGATCAAAACCTGTGAGAAGTACGGCATTGCCCTGACGCTGTTCCACGGGCGCGGCGGTTCGATTGGCCGTGGCGGTGCCCCCGCGCACGCCGCTCTGCTTTCTCAACCGCCGGGCAGCCTGAAGGCGGGCCTGCGCGTCACCGAACAAGGCGAGATGATCCGCTTTAAATTCGGCTTGCCGGAAGTCACCATCAGCAGCCTGTCGCTGTATACCTCGGCGATTCTCGAGGCCAACCTGCTGCCGCCGCCGGAGCCAAAACAGGAGTGGTGCCAGATTATGGATGAGCTCTCGCTCATCTCGTGTGACATGTATCGGGGTTATGTGCGTGAAAACCCTGACTTTGTGCCTTATTTCCGCGCCGCCACGCCGGAGCTGGAACTGGGCAAATTGCCGCTCGGCTCACGCCCGGCCAAACGTCGGCCAAACGGCGGCGTGGAGAGCCTGCGCGCCATTCCGTGGATTTTCGCCTGGACGCAAAACCGCCTGATGCTACCCGCCTGGCTCGGTGCCGGTGCCGCATTGCAGAAAGTGATTGATGACGGCCAGCAAAACCAGCTCGAAGCCATGTGCCGCGACTGGCCGTTCTTCTCTACGCGCATCGGGATGCTGGAGATGGTGTTTGCCAAAGCCGACCTGTGGCTGGCGGAGTATTACGACCAGCGGCTGGTGGAGAAATCCCTCTGGTCGCTGGGCAAACAGCTGCGTGAGCAACTGGCAAAAGACATCAAAGCGGTGCTCACTATCTCCAACGATGACCACCTGATGGCTGACCTACCGTGGATTGCCGAATCCATCGCGCTGCGTAACGTCTACACGGACCCGCTCAACGTACTTCAGGCCGAGCTGCTGCACCGTTCACGCCAGCAAGACACGTTAGATCCGCAAGTCGAACAAGCATTAATGGTGACGATTGCCGGTGTCGCCGCCGGGATGCGTAACACAGGCTAA
- the udp gene encoding uridine phosphorylase — translation MSDVFHLGLTKQDLHGATLAIVPGDPARVEKIARLMENPVFLASHREFTSWRAELAGKPVVVCSTGIGGPSTSIAVEELAQLGVRTFLRVGTTGAIQPHIAVGDVLVTTAAVRLDGASLHFAPLEFPAVADFACTSALAQAARDAGATLHVGVTASSDTFYPGQERYDTYSGRVVSRFQGSMKEWQSMGVLNYEMESATLLTMCASQGLRAGMVAGVIVNRTQQEIPDTATMQKAEHASVNVVLAAARQLLSDAV, via the coding sequence ATGTCTGATGTATTTCATCTCGGTTTAACCAAGCAAGATTTGCATGGCGCGACGCTGGCGATTGTGCCCGGCGATCCGGCCCGCGTTGAGAAAATTGCCCGGCTGATGGAAAACCCGGTGTTTCTGGCCTCGCATCGGGAGTTTACCTCCTGGCGCGCTGAACTGGCAGGCAAACCGGTGGTTGTCTGCTCGACCGGTATTGGCGGCCCTTCTACATCGATTGCGGTTGAAGAGTTGGCGCAACTGGGCGTGCGCACGTTCCTGCGCGTTGGCACCACCGGTGCTATCCAGCCGCACATTGCGGTGGGTGATGTGCTGGTGACAACGGCGGCGGTGCGCCTTGACGGAGCCAGCCTGCACTTTGCGCCGCTGGAATTCCCGGCGGTGGCCGATTTCGCTTGCACCAGCGCGCTGGCACAGGCGGCGCGTGACGCCGGTGCGACGCTGCATGTCGGCGTGACGGCATCGTCAGATACGTTCTATCCGGGTCAGGAGCGTTACGACACCTACTCAGGCCGGGTAGTCAGCCGTTTCCAGGGCTCGATGAAAGAGTGGCAGAGCATGGGGGTGCTGAACTATGAAATGGAATCCGCCACGCTGCTGACGATGTGTGCCAGCCAGGGGCTGCGCGCCGGAATGGTGGCAGGGGTCATCGTCAATCGCACCCAGCAGGAAATTCCTGATACCGCCACCATGCAAAAAGCAGAACACGCTTCTGTTAACGTGGTGCTGGCGGCGGCCCGCCAGTTACTGAGCGACGCAGTATAA
- the metE gene encoding 5-methyltetrahydropteroyltriglutamate--homocysteine S-methyltransferase, with protein MAIINHTLGFPRVGLRRELKKAQESYWAGNSTQDELLAVGRELRTRHWQQQKDAGVELLPVGDFAWYDHVLTTSLLLGNVPARHQSADGAVNLDTLFRIGRGRAPTGEPAAAAEMTKWFNTNYHYMVPEFTKGQSFRLTWTQLLDEVDEALALGHKVKPVLLGPVTYLWLGKVKGEAFNRLELLSAILPVYQQVLAELAKRGIEWVQIDEPLLALELDAEWKAALKPAYAALQGHSKLLLTTYFDSISQNLDVIKALPVQGLHVDLVHGKDDAATLNAQLPADWVLSLGVINGRNVWRADLASWFERLQPLLGKRTLWLGSSCSLLHSPIDLSVETRLDDEVKSWFAFAIQKCQELALLTKALNSGNGDELVAYSAPIRARQTSTRVNNPEVAQRLAAITAQDSQRQHPYPVRAEAQRARFKLPAWPTTTIGSFPQTSEIRGLRLDFKQGRLDGQNYRTGIAGHIKQAIVEQERLELDVLVHGEAERNDMVEYFGEHLDGFVFTQNGWVQSYGSRCVKPPVVIGDISRPEAITVEWAKYAQSLTSKPVKGMLTGPVTILCWSFPREDVSRETIAKQIALALRDEVADLEAAGIGIIQIDEPALREGLPLHRSDWAAYLEWAVDAFRLNAAVAQDDTQIHTHMCYCEFNDIMDSIAALDADVITIETSRSDMELLESFEEFEYPNEIGPGVYDIHSPNVPSVEWIEALLRKAAQRIPAERLWVNPDCGLKTRGWPETRQSLANMVTAAKRLRETAE; from the coding sequence ATGGCAATTATCAATCACACTCTCGGTTTCCCGCGCGTCGGTCTGCGTCGTGAACTAAAAAAAGCACAGGAAAGCTATTGGGCGGGTAACAGCACTCAGGATGAACTGCTGGCTGTAGGGCGTGAGTTACGCACGCGTCACTGGCAACAACAGAAAGACGCAGGCGTTGAGTTGCTGCCGGTGGGCGATTTTGCCTGGTACGATCATGTGCTGACCACCAGCTTGCTGCTGGGCAATGTCCCGGCCCGCCATCAGAGCGCTGACGGCGCAGTAAATCTCGATACTCTGTTCCGTATTGGCCGTGGCCGCGCACCGACCGGTGAGCCCGCAGCGGCGGCAGAAATGACCAAATGGTTTAACACCAACTATCACTACATGGTGCCGGAATTCACCAAAGGCCAGTCGTTCAGGCTGACCTGGACGCAACTGCTTGATGAAGTAGACGAAGCGCTGGCGCTGGGCCACAAGGTGAAACCGGTGCTGCTCGGCCCTGTGACCTATCTGTGGCTGGGTAAAGTCAAAGGCGAGGCGTTTAACCGCCTTGAGCTGCTTAGTGCCATTCTGCCGGTTTATCAGCAAGTGCTGGCGGAACTGGCCAAACGCGGCATTGAATGGGTACAGATTGATGAGCCGTTGCTGGCGCTGGAGCTGGATGCTGAATGGAAAGCAGCATTGAAACCGGCTTACGCTGCGCTGCAAGGCCATAGCAAACTGCTGCTGACCACCTATTTCGACAGCATCAGCCAGAATCTGGATGTTATCAAGGCGCTGCCGGTGCAGGGGCTGCATGTCGATTTGGTGCATGGTAAAGATGACGCTGCCACGCTCAATGCGCAGTTACCGGCTGACTGGGTATTGTCACTCGGTGTTATCAATGGCCGTAACGTCTGGCGTGCCGACCTGGCGAGCTGGTTTGAGCGCCTGCAACCGCTGCTCGGCAAACGCACCCTGTGGCTGGGCAGTTCTTGCTCGCTGCTGCACAGCCCGATTGATCTCAGTGTGGAAACCCGTCTGGATGACGAAGTAAAAAGCTGGTTCGCGTTTGCGATTCAGAAGTGTCAGGAACTGGCGTTGTTGACCAAGGCGCTTAACAGCGGCAATGGCGATGAGCTGGTGGCCTATAGCGCACCGATCCGCGCCCGCCAGACATCGACCCGGGTGAATAACCCGGAAGTGGCGCAGCGTCTGGCGGCGATCACCGCGCAAGACAGCCAGCGTCAGCACCCGTATCCGGTGCGTGCCGAAGCGCAGCGTGCGCGCTTCAAACTGCCCGCCTGGCCGACCACCACGATTGGTTCATTCCCGCAAACCAGCGAAATTCGCGGCCTGCGGCTGGATTTCAAACAAGGTCGTCTGGACGGTCAAAACTACCGTACCGGCATCGCCGGGCACATCAAACAGGCGATTGTGGAACAAGAGCGACTGGAGCTGGATGTGTTAGTACACGGCGAAGCCGAGCGTAACGACATGGTGGAGTATTTTGGCGAGCATCTCGACGGTTTCGTCTTTACCCAGAACGGGTGGGTGCAGAGCTACGGTTCACGCTGCGTGAAACCGCCGGTGGTGATTGGCGACATCAGCCGCCCCGAAGCGATTACGGTGGAGTGGGCAAAATATGCACAATCACTGACCAGCAAGCCGGTAAAAGGCATGTTGACCGGCCCGGTCACGATTTTGTGCTGGTCATTCCCGCGTGAAGATGTCAGCCGTGAAACCATTGCCAAACAGATTGCTCTGGCGCTGCGTGATGAAGTGGCGGATCTGGAAGCGGCCGGTATCGGCATCATCCAGATTGACGAACCGGCGCTGCGTGAAGGGCTGCCGCTGCACCGTTCTGACTGGGCGGCTTATCTGGAATGGGCGGTGGATGCGTTCCGCCTGAATGCGGCGGTGGCGCAAGACGATACGCAAATCCACACCCACATGTGTTATTGCGAATTCAACGACATCATGGATTCGATTGCGGCACTGGATGCGGACGTGATCACCATCGAAACTTCACGTTCTGATATGGAGCTGCTGGAGTCGTTTGAAGAGTTCGAATACCCGAATGAAATCGGCCCCGGCGTGTATGACATTCACTCGCCGAACGTACCGAGTGTTGAATGGATTGAAGCACTGCTGCGCAAAGCGGCCCAGCGTATTCCGGCAGAGCGCCTGTGGGTGAACCCGGACTGCGGCCTGAAAACGCGCGGCTGGCCGGAAACCCGCCAGTCACTGGCGAACATGGTGACGGCGGCCAAACGCCTGCGTGAAACAGCGGAATAA
- a CDS encoding tyrosine-protein phosphatase, with translation MTLTSLLHPSVLPLDGGVNFRDLGGIRVSDGRQVRRGRLFRSGALDMLSARDMAHLAGVPVAHVVDYRDQQEASLRPDKLWQGARYHQVPANPLRHEVTASLETLGSQTLESFDSQAFMLELYRCLPFGNPAYQHLVALLRQPDDGALVQHCAVGKDRTGIGSALVLFALGADEHTVMEDYLVTESTLTPFRRQLLEDLAANLSEKALARFDFVLSAREEFLLTALRAIREKHGSVNNWLAQDYGLDASACAALQAAYLE, from the coding sequence ATGACGTTAACTTCCTTACTGCATCCTTCAGTGCTGCCGCTTGACGGTGGCGTCAATTTTCGCGACTTGGGCGGCATTCGGGTCAGCGACGGGCGGCAGGTGCGGCGAGGGCGGCTGTTTCGCTCCGGTGCGCTCGACATGCTGAGTGCGCGTGATATGGCGCACCTTGCCGGTGTTCCGGTGGCGCACGTGGTGGATTATCGTGACCAGCAAGAGGCCTCGCTGCGCCCGGATAAGCTGTGGCAAGGGGCGCGTTATCATCAGGTGCCCGCCAATCCGCTGCGCCATGAAGTGACTGCCAGCCTGGAAACGCTGGGGTCACAGACGCTTGAATCCTTTGATTCGCAAGCGTTCATGTTGGAGTTGTATCGCTGCCTGCCGTTTGGCAATCCGGCGTATCAGCATTTGGTGGCGCTGTTACGCCAGCCTGATGACGGTGCGCTGGTGCAGCATTGCGCGGTGGGGAAAGACAGAACCGGTATTGGCTCGGCGCTGGTGCTGTTTGCGCTGGGTGCTGATGAGCACACGGTGATGGAGGACTATCTGGTGACGGAGTCAACCCTGACACCTTTTCGTCGCCAGCTGCTCGAAGATTTAGCGGCTAACCTGAGTGAAAAAGCCCTGGCGCGCTTTGATTTCGTGCTTTCCGCGCGTGAGGAATTTTTGCTGACGGCGCTGCGTGCCATCCGTGAAAAACATGGCTCGGTGAATAACTGGCTGGCGCAGGATTATGGGCTGGATGCCAGCGCCTGTGCAGCGCTGCAAGCGGCGTATCTGGAGTAA